The following coding sequences lie in one Actinomycetota bacterium genomic window:
- a CDS encoding EAL domain-containing protein: MDPTSHQGRVPALVALRELLDHLGELPERARELLDVIGDDLHRVDAEFRELDARYRALVEQIPAIVYVDVADESMATTYVSPQIEALLGFTPQEYIDDPELWTRQLHPDDRKQALDTYTRGRKGGKPFTFEYRLMSTDGRQVWFRDSAVVIHDENGDPAFIEGVMLDITDRKNAEEQAAFLAYHDKLTGLPNKAMFEELLNLAIARARRHDMAVAVICTDLDDFKLVNDSLGHEKGDELIRQLADRLREATRETDLVARQSGDEFLLLLADIDRSGPPGSPDAAVLVAEGVAARVRQALIAPFDLGETEVYLSASMGIALYPNHADEPAELLRNAGAAMFRSKRNSSGGYSTYADENVDALGRLSLSTLLRKAVEQQHWELHYQPIVDLTDGKTIGVEALIRLNDPNGGLVPPGEFIPLAEEMGLIEMIGDWVIEEVARQDAAWRQEGLELELSFNLSPRQLWQPDVATRILARLATQDVAAPRTIVEVTESTAMTDPDRTLRTLWDLHAKGLRLAIDDFGTGYSSLSRLKHMPVDVLKIDRSFIHEVHADEQAGNMVKAIIQLAEGLGMTPLAEGIETAQEWQFLVENGCRLGQGYYFCKPVPAADVLARHRRAGLQVVGD, from the coding sequence GTGGACCCGACGTCCCACCAGGGACGCGTGCCTGCGTTGGTCGCCCTACGGGAGCTCCTCGATCATCTCGGGGAGTTGCCCGAGCGTGCGCGTGAGCTCCTCGACGTTATCGGGGACGACCTCCACCGGGTCGACGCCGAGTTTCGGGAGCTCGACGCCAGGTACCGCGCCCTCGTCGAGCAGATCCCGGCGATCGTCTACGTCGACGTGGCCGACGAGTCCATGGCCACCACGTACGTGAGCCCCCAGATCGAGGCCCTCCTCGGTTTCACACCGCAGGAGTACATCGACGACCCTGAGCTCTGGACGAGACAGCTCCACCCCGACGACCGGAAGCAAGCGCTCGACACGTACACCCGAGGACGAAAGGGGGGCAAACCGTTCACCTTCGAGTACCGACTCATGTCCACCGACGGGCGACAGGTGTGGTTCCGCGACAGCGCCGTCGTCATCCACGACGAGAACGGCGATCCCGCCTTCATCGAGGGCGTCATGCTCGACATCACCGACCGCAAGAACGCGGAGGAGCAGGCCGCATTCCTCGCCTATCACGACAAGCTGACCGGCCTTCCGAACAAGGCGATGTTCGAGGAGCTCCTCAACCTCGCGATCGCGCGAGCGCGCCGCCACGACATGGCCGTCGCAGTGATCTGCACGGATCTCGACGACTTCAAGCTCGTGAACGACAGCCTCGGTCACGAGAAGGGAGACGAGCTCATCCGTCAGCTCGCCGACCGCCTCCGCGAGGCGACGCGAGAGACCGACCTCGTGGCCAGGCAGAGCGGCGACGAGTTCCTTCTGCTCCTCGCCGACATCGACCGTTCGGGCCCGCCGGGCTCACCCGACGCCGCTGTGCTCGTCGCCGAGGGTGTGGCCGCGCGCGTTCGCCAGGCCCTCATCGCGCCGTTCGATCTCGGCGAGACCGAGGTGTATCTCAGCGCCAGCATGGGCATCGCGCTCTACCCGAACCACGCCGACGAGCCGGCCGAGCTGCTGAGGAACGCGGGCGCTGCGATGTTCCGGAGCAAACGAAACTCGTCAGGCGGCTACTCCACCTACGCCGACGAGAACGTCGACGCGCTCGGACGGCTGTCGCTCTCGACGCTGCTGCGGAAGGCCGTCGAGCAACAACACTGGGAGCTCCACTACCAACCGATCGTCGACCTCACCGACGGAAAGACCATCGGCGTCGAGGCGCTGATCCGGTTGAACGACCCGAACGGCGGTCTCGTGCCGCCCGGCGAGTTCATCCCGTTGGCGGAAGAGATGGGCCTGATCGAGATGATCGGTGACTGGGTCATCGAGGAGGTCGCGCGACAGGACGCCGCCTGGCGTCAGGAGGGACTCGAACTCGAGCTGTCCTTCAACCTGTCGCCGCGTCAGCTGTGGCAGCCCGACGTCGCTACGCGGATCCTGGCCAGGCTGGCAACGCAGGACGTCGCGGCACCCCGAACGATCGTCGAGGTGACCGAGTCCACGGCGATGACGGATCCCGATCGCACCTTGCGGACCCTGTGGGACCTCCACGCGAAGGGCCTGCGCTTGGCGATCGACGATTTCGGCACCGGCTACTCATCGCTGTCGCGTCTGAAGCACATGCCGGTCGACGTCTTGAAGATCGACCGTTCCTTCATCCACGAAGTTCACGCCGACGAGCAGGCGGGCAACATGGTGAAGGCGATCATCCAGCTCGCCGAGGGTCTCGGCATGACGCCGCTCGCCGAGGGCATCGAGACGGCGCAGGAATGGCAGTTCCTCGTCGAGAACGGCTGCCGGCTCGGGCAGGGCTACTACTTCTGCAAGCCCGTTCCCGCGGCGGACGTCTTGGCGCGTCACCGTCGGGCTGGGCTACAGGTCGTCGGCGACTAG
- the ade gene encoding adenine deaminase, protein MARDLARRLAVARGDEPADVVLRGGTVLSVFTGELVPADVAISGEYVAGVGEGYEGSEIADVSGLILLPGLVDGHMHIESTKLMVDEFARAALPWGTTTVVLDPHEIANVFGLDGVRSILRSADQVPLDYFVMASSCVPASPFESSAATVTADDIARFLAEEPNAIGLAEMMDFPGVVGGADDAIAKIEAASGRQVDGHAPGLSGRALNAYLAAGVRSDHECTTFDEALEKRRLGMWIMIREGSAAKNLEALVPLVRRFGPTNCLLCTDDLEPDHLLEQGHVNDLVRKAVALGVAPADAVVMATLNAARYHRLYEHGAVAPGYLADVLAVPDLASFRPERVWKRGRLVAEDGRALPVPKANAPDWMRGSVRVRQLSGGDFAIVANGRVRVIGVEAGQIVTKALQDEPGRRNGVAAADPERDLAKMAVVERHKETGRIGLGFVRGFGLRRGALASTHAHDAHNVVVVGVDDDDMAAAANRLREISGGQVAVADGRVVGEVPCPIGGLISDRPVEEVASSVRAIGVAARQQLGATLPSPFMAMSFMALSVVPELKLTDRGLIDVDRFEIVPLEIG, encoded by the coding sequence ATGGCGCGTGACCTCGCCCGCAGACTGGCAGTCGCCAGGGGCGACGAGCCCGCCGATGTCGTGCTCCGCGGCGGCACGGTGCTCTCGGTGTTCACGGGGGAGCTCGTTCCCGCCGACGTGGCCATCTCTGGCGAGTACGTCGCGGGCGTCGGCGAGGGCTACGAAGGGTCTGAGATCGCCGACGTCTCTGGCCTGATCCTTCTTCCCGGCCTCGTCGATGGCCACATGCACATCGAGTCGACCAAGCTGATGGTCGACGAGTTCGCGCGCGCCGCACTCCCATGGGGAACGACGACGGTCGTGCTCGATCCGCACGAGATCGCGAACGTCTTCGGCCTGGACGGCGTTCGGTCGATCCTCCGGAGCGCTGACCAGGTTCCCCTCGACTACTTCGTCATGGCATCGTCGTGCGTCCCCGCATCGCCGTTCGAATCCAGCGCCGCGACCGTCACCGCCGACGACATTGCGCGATTTCTCGCCGAGGAACCGAACGCGATTGGGCTCGCGGAGATGATGGACTTCCCGGGCGTCGTCGGCGGAGCCGACGACGCCATCGCCAAGATCGAAGCCGCGTCCGGCCGGCAGGTCGACGGACACGCTCCCGGTCTTTCGGGACGCGCGCTGAACGCCTACCTCGCGGCCGGGGTCCGGAGCGACCACGAGTGCACGACGTTCGATGAGGCGCTCGAGAAGCGACGCCTCGGCATGTGGATCATGATCCGCGAGGGATCGGCAGCGAAGAACCTCGAGGCCCTCGTTCCGCTGGTGCGGCGCTTCGGCCCAACCAACTGCCTGCTCTGCACGGACGACCTCGAGCCGGATCATCTGCTCGAACAAGGTCACGTCAACGACCTCGTCCGCAAGGCCGTCGCCTTGGGGGTCGCACCCGCCGACGCGGTCGTCATGGCCACGCTGAACGCCGCGCGATATCACCGCCTGTACGAGCACGGCGCCGTTGCGCCCGGTTACCTCGCAGATGTCCTCGCCGTTCCGGACCTCGCGTCGTTCCGACCCGAGCGCGTGTGGAAGCGGGGACGCCTGGTCGCCGAGGACGGGCGGGCACTGCCCGTTCCGAAGGCCAACGCGCCGGACTGGATGCGGGGCAGCGTCCGGGTGCGTCAGCTCTCGGGTGGTGACTTCGCGATCGTCGCCAACGGGCGCGTCCGAGTGATCGGTGTCGAGGCCGGACAGATCGTGACGAAGGCGCTCCAGGACGAGCCCGGCCGCCGCAACGGAGTCGCGGCCGCCGATCCGGAACGCGACCTGGCGAAGATGGCCGTCGTCGAGCGTCACAAGGAGACGGGTCGTATCGGGCTCGGGTTCGTCCGCGGCTTCGGTCTCCGGCGCGGCGCGCTCGCGTCGACGCACGCGCACGACGCCCACAACGTCGTCGTCGTTGGAGTCGACGACGACGACATGGCCGCCGCGGCGAACAGACTCCGCGAGATCAGCGGCGGTCAGGTCGCCGTGGCGGATGGCCGCGTCGTCGGAGAGGTCCCCTGCCCGATCGGCGGACTGATCTCGGACCGCCCGGTCGAGGAGGTCGCGTCGTCCGTTCGCGCGATCGGCGTCGCCGCGCGCCAACAGCTCGGGGCGACGCTCCCCTCGCCGTTCATGGCGATGTCGTTCATGGCGCTGTCGGTCGTTCCCGAGCTGAAATTGACCGATCGCGGCCTGATCGACGTCGATCGGTTCGAGATCGTCCCGCTCGAGATCGGTTAA
- a CDS encoding hemolysin III family protein, with protein sequence MEAPVPRLRGKIHQAAFFVSVPAAIALVLIARGAVATAVASIYATSLVALFGASAAYHVGRWSPRARVRMKSLDHSMIYVLIAGTYTPVTVLALRGPWEAVLLSTAWSGAAVGVALKLARPNGLGVASAVLYMALGWLAVIALPRLVDAMWLAGAVLMIAGGLLYTGGAIVLARRRPDPRPATFGYHEVWHAFQVAAAVCHFAMVALVVR encoded by the coding sequence GTGGAAGCGCCTGTGCCTCGCCTTCGAGGCAAGATTCATCAGGCCGCCTTCTTCGTCTCCGTGCCGGCCGCGATCGCGCTCGTGCTGATCGCGCGCGGCGCCGTGGCGACGGCCGTGGCATCGATCTACGCAACGAGCCTTGTTGCGCTGTTCGGCGCTAGCGCCGCCTACCACGTCGGTCGATGGTCGCCGCGGGCGCGAGTGCGCATGAAGAGCCTGGACCACTCGATGATCTACGTGTTGATCGCGGGAACCTACACCCCGGTAACGGTCCTCGCGCTGCGCGGGCCATGGGAAGCGGTCCTGCTGTCCACCGCGTGGTCCGGCGCCGCGGTCGGCGTGGCGCTGAAGCTGGCGCGTCCGAACGGGCTCGGCGTCGCGAGCGCGGTGCTGTACATGGCTCTTGGTTGGTTGGCCGTCATCGCGCTCCCACGACTCGTGGACGCGATGTGGCTGGCCGGTGCGGTTCTGATGATTGCCGGCGGGCTCCTCTACACGGGGGGTGCGATCGTGCTCGCCAGGCGTCGTCCCGACCCTCGCCCGGCGACGTTCGGCTACCACGAGGTGTGGCATGCCTTCCAGGTCGCGGCCGCCGTCTGCCACTTCGCGATGGTCGCGCTCGTCGTCCGGTGA
- a CDS encoding DEAD/DEAH box helicase, whose translation MPTATFAELGVSEPVVEALRALGIDTPFPVQTLVIADAISGRDVLARSRTGSGKTLAFALPIVERVRVDEPAPVALVLVPTRELAQQVADDFDPVAKAKGLRVGVAYGGTRVREQARDIRRAHVLVATPGRLRDLAERRLVDLGNVRILVLDEADRMLDMGFQPQVDQIVGRITKDRQTMFFSATLDGAVGAMARLYTRRAVLHEVEASIESAEGVDHRFVSVSAHSKADALAELLRHDDGLTLVFVRTKRGADRLVRKLAEKDIKAAPLHGDMTQVARQRALERFEAARVDVLVATDVAARGLDLDGISHVVNYDPPQDEKSYVHRIGRTARAGRTGTGITLVTAEQQGDVGRMAARLALHDAFELDGMKVAPPRVVYSASASGRRSGLRSRRRRLV comes from the coding sequence GTGCCAACTGCTACCTTCGCCGAGCTCGGCGTGTCCGAGCCAGTTGTCGAGGCGCTTCGCGCGCTCGGCATCGATACCCCGTTCCCCGTCCAGACTCTTGTCATCGCCGACGCGATCTCCGGTCGCGACGTCCTCGCCCGTTCGCGAACGGGCTCGGGCAAGACGCTCGCGTTCGCGCTACCGATCGTGGAGCGAGTGCGTGTGGATGAACCCGCTCCGGTTGCTCTCGTCCTGGTCCCGACGCGTGAGCTCGCGCAGCAGGTCGCCGACGACTTCGACCCCGTCGCGAAGGCGAAGGGCCTTCGAGTGGGCGTCGCGTACGGCGGTACGAGGGTGCGCGAGCAAGCACGCGATATCAGGCGAGCACACGTGCTCGTCGCGACGCCCGGCCGGCTGCGGGACCTCGCGGAACGTCGGCTCGTCGATCTGGGCAATGTTCGGATCCTCGTCCTGGACGAGGCGGACCGAATGCTCGACATGGGGTTCCAGCCCCAGGTCGATCAGATCGTCGGGCGCATCACCAAGGATCGCCAGACGATGTTCTTCTCGGCGACGCTCGACGGAGCCGTTGGCGCGATGGCCCGCTTGTACACACGTCGGGCCGTCCTGCACGAGGTGGAAGCGAGCATCGAATCGGCAGAGGGTGTCGACCACAGATTCGTCTCCGTCTCTGCACATTCGAAGGCGGACGCGCTCGCCGAGCTCCTCCGCCACGACGACGGACTCACGCTCGTGTTTGTCCGCACCAAGCGCGGCGCCGACCGGTTGGTCCGCAAGCTCGCCGAGAAGGACATCAAAGCCGCCCCGCTCCACGGCGACATGACGCAAGTGGCTCGTCAGCGCGCGCTCGAGCGCTTCGAGGCGGCCCGCGTCGACGTTCTCGTTGCGACGGACGTCGCCGCCCGCGGCCTGGACCTCGACGGGATCAGTCACGTCGTGAACTACGACCCGCCCCAGGACGAGAAGTCGTACGTTCACCGGATCGGTCGAACGGCGCGTGCGGGCAGGACCGGGACCGGGATCACGCTCGTCACAGCCGAGCAGCAGGGCGACGTCGGGCGGATGGCCGCGCGTCTCGCACTTCACGACGCGTTCGAGCTCGATGGGATGAAGGTCGCCCCGCCACGCGTGGTGTACTCCGCGTCCGCGTCGGGGCGACGATCGGGTCTTCGCTCCAGGCGCCGGCGGCTCGTCTAG